AGTCTCTCGCTGGTCGGCAAGCGCGCATGGAGGGATCGCCATGGATCGCTTCCGGTTCTGGCAACGATGGCTGGAGATCGTAGCCTGGCTGATCACGGGGTTCGGTCTGCTGATGGCGCTCTTCATCAGCACCCCGCTGTTTCAGGGGTTTCACTCCCAGATCGATCCGGCCTTCTGGCCGTCGGGAGCTATCCCGCAGGCGGCTGAACGCTATCAATCCTGGGTGCTAAGCGCGTGGGGAGCGACGGTCGCTGGCTGGGGGCTGCTTCTCTTGTTCGTGGCTAGGGTGCCCTTCCGGGCCAGGCAGCCCTGGGTATGGCCGGCCATCGCCTGGAGCCTGGTGTTGTGGTTTGCCTTGGACACCGCGGCCTCGCTCCGATATGGAGTGATCTTCAACGCCGCCCTCAACGGGCTGATTCTCCTCCTGGCCGGGATCCCGCTATTGGCGACGCGGGGCGCGTTCTCCCAGCCGCCTCCGGATGGACTCGGGGACCCCGATGCCGGCTGAGGGCGTGGAGCCCCGCGCCCATCGCGGGGAGTCACGCTGCCCGCTCGGCGGACGTCCGGCGAAGCCTGGGCAGGGACCGGTCAGCGCCCACCCAGCTTCGGTTGCGGCCAGGAGCTCCCAGAAGGGCGGCGGATTGAGGCCTGCTGGCGCGGTTGTCACCAGATACGGCAACCTCTGACGTTGCCCGGGCAGCCGGCGCGCAACTGGGCGAGGTCTGGTGATCGGAAGGGCGGTGGCGCCACGCGTTGCGGCGGCGCCAGCCCGGGGACGGACGGGCAGAGGAGGCGGTCGGATGTCGATCAAGGACAGAGTCGGGGAGGCGCTGGCGTTCGGACGACAGGAAGAACTCCGCCTGATGCGGGCTGTCCCGACCCGGGCGAGGACGGCTCGAGGATCCTCGCAGCAATGGACGGCCAGAGACAGCATGATCCACCAGGCAGTGTGGAAGTTGGTCTTCGTTCAGGCCATGGAAAACCCCGCCGTCGCGCCGGACGACGCGGGACCGGATGAGCCCGACCAGGTGAACCAGGTCATCTTCGCCAGTGCGAAGGATCTGACCTGGGGCGAAACCGAAGCGCTCTTGACGCATGCCCATCAGCGGACGCTGGGTGCATTGCAGAGGCTCGAGGGGGTGGCTCTAGAGAACCCCGCCCTGTTCCCCTG
The sequence above is drawn from the Anaerolineales bacterium genome and encodes:
- a CDS encoding tetratricopeptide repeat protein, with product MSIKDRVGEALAFGRQEELRLMRAVPTRARTARGSSQQWTARDSMIHQAVWKLVFVQAMENPAVAPDDAGPDEPDQVNQVIFASAKDLTWGETEALLTHAHQRTLGALQRLEGVALENPALFPWLGGQPLWRRLLGSAILHPVVHYALAYRQIGMGAESLRLQERVLEAMDAVSPSPEWLGVGRYNLACAYALQGETDQALARLTEALRLRPDLTAWSKQDPDFEALRSDPRYQALYAQ